A single Saccharolobus shibatae B12 DNA region contains:
- a CDS encoding DUF402 domain-containing protein, which yields MKGRVRIRGIYATALTSIFSSFSYEIVQQSAEIAERFMLEVNNLPADITIKDFEDDRGKIIVMGNGIIEEDLHYVFKYSFHWRSPIKLYSVIETDESCTYGNFKVEPCLEEGIVIKPPYDGKIVLSETKAVSKYAMVWRGKGVTTFSEHINNEEERLRLLTLSSPLNRKGYNVKWRSNAKYGALNELKEDLERLVLRYENREFRDQGEDFYLITLSLPDKLHLDEARKSIVNTIKYHHMLKLSYNREVDSLEKDKEGSPVKLLEALISDFMKIEHIKADGKAIYLRGGKVIEKEVNNDGYRITLRREFNGNGVLDGIGKRIENGDYDIVEYNSDKWYQIHKYYSGIDNSLKGIYINISTPPELLRGKIRYLDLEIDIAIRDSEIIVLDEDELNKKSIYMHSSLVNKAKKVANYLIDYIQQNKLIL from the coding sequence ATGAAAGGAAGAGTTAGAATAAGGGGAATTTACGCTACAGCGTTAACGTCAATTTTTTCTTCTTTCTCATACGAAATTGTACAGCAATCTGCGGAGATAGCTGAGCGATTTATGCTGGAAGTAAATAATTTACCAGCAGACATTACCATAAAGGATTTTGAGGATGATAGAGGCAAGATCATCGTGATGGGAAATGGAATTATTGAGGAGGACCTACATTATGTATTTAAGTACTCATTCCACTGGAGAAGTCCTATCAAACTATACTCGGTAATAGAAACAGACGAAAGTTGCACTTACGGTAACTTTAAAGTAGAACCATGCCTAGAAGAGGGAATCGTTATAAAACCGCCTTATGATGGAAAAATAGTATTAAGTGAGACTAAGGCTGTAAGTAAGTACGCAATGGTATGGAGAGGGAAGGGAGTAACTACTTTTTCCGAGCACATCAACAATGAGGAGGAAAGGCTGAGGCTACTAACCTTAAGTTCACCTCTTAATAGAAAAGGATATAACGTAAAGTGGAGAAGCAATGCAAAATATGGAGCACTAAATGAATTAAAGGAAGATCTAGAGAGATTAGTATTGAGATATGAAAATAGGGAGTTTAGAGATCAAGGAGAGGATTTCTATTTAATAACCCTTTCATTACCGGATAAACTGCACTTAGATGAAGCCAGAAAGAGCATAGTTAACACCATTAAGTACCATCATATGTTAAAGTTAAGTTATAATAGGGAAGTGGACTCCCTAGAAAAGGATAAGGAAGGTTCTCCAGTTAAATTATTAGAAGCGCTAATTTCCGATTTCATGAAGATTGAGCACATTAAGGCTGATGGAAAAGCGATCTACCTAAGAGGTGGGAAAGTAATTGAGAAGGAAGTTAATAATGACGGATATAGAATCACTCTTAGGCGTGAGTTTAACGGTAATGGAGTTCTGGATGGTATAGGAAAAAGGATAGAGAATGGTGACTATGATATTGTAGAGTACAATTCTGATAAGTGGTATCAGATTCATAAGTATTATAGTGGTATAGATAACTCGTTAAAGGGAATCTATATTAATATATCAACACCACCAGAATTACTTAGAGGGAAAATAAGGTATTTAGATTTGGAAATTGATATTGCAATTAGAGATTCAGAAATAATAGTATTGGATGAGGATGAGCTAAATAAAAAAAGCATTTACATGCACTCTTCACTAGTAAATAAAGCTAAGAAAGTTGCTAATTATTTAATAGATTATATCCAACAAAATAAGCTGATTTTATAG
- a CDS encoding FHA domain-containing protein, with translation MTWKCPVCGYENADDSLFCIKCGTKKPEQQAEQAPVPSVENQASGQQSVEQQPAAEQQLAQQSTTSEQQSAAEQQTPQQVVVEQPSEPKLEQPQLATTTVSKYYLLFINTPNPAFNKTKLPLDFDIFPSISIGRSPENVIVIPDPEVSRKHAIISFENNELYLEDLNSTNGTYIYDGKVFQPVKGKVKVQPNSIIKLGNNTVVRIVGE, from the coding sequence ATGACATGGAAATGTCCAGTTTGCGGTTATGAAAATGCAGACGACTCTCTATTTTGCATCAAATGTGGTACTAAAAAACCAGAGCAACAAGCGGAGCAAGCTCCGGTACCTTCCGTTGAAAATCAAGCAAGTGGACAACAGTCAGTAGAGCAACAGCCAGCAGCTGAGCAACAACTTGCTCAACAATCCACAACATCAGAGCAACAGTCAGCAGCCGAGCAACAGACACCTCAGCAAGTGGTAGTTGAACAGCCTAGTGAACCAAAACTTGAACAGCCTCAGCTAGCTACAACTACTGTAAGTAAATATTATCTCCTTTTTATCAATACTCCTAATCCAGCATTTAATAAGACTAAATTACCCCTAGATTTCGATATATTTCCCTCAATATCCATAGGCAGAAGTCCAGAAAACGTAATAGTTATCCCAGATCCCGAGGTATCTAGAAAACACGCAATTATTAGTTTTGAGAACAACGAGTTGTACCTAGAGGATCTGAACAGCACTAATGGTACTTATATCTATGATGGAAAAGTATTTCAGCCGGTGAAGGGGAAAGTTAAGGTTCAGCCTAATTCAATTATAAAACTAGGTAATAATACTGTAGTGAGAATTGTGGGAGAATGA
- a CDS encoding CoA transferase subunit A, translated as MESKLMRLEEAVELVKNGDSVTISGISIHRNPMAFIYALVKRGVKDLYFIDREPGFGLEILLKYGLVRKLRIAMSTLEWFSSIPRHFRKMIEEREVEILEDTCGAFIAGIRAGSFGIPFMPVKGIIGSDLVKMYEREGTWKVIEDPFSGEKIVLVKAINPDVAIIHVNKADEEGNAEILGPLYEDEYKAKASKKVIITAEEIVPRSYFYGRRPTINGEYVSAVVHVPKGAEPTSMFPYYDADYEKIIEFLEHF; from the coding sequence ATGGAAAGTAAACTTATGAGACTGGAAGAGGCTGTGGAACTAGTGAAGAATGGAGATTCTGTGACAATAAGTGGTATAAGCATACATAGAAATCCTATGGCATTTATATATGCTTTGGTGAAGAGAGGAGTTAAGGATCTCTATTTTATAGATAGAGAGCCTGGCTTTGGTCTTGAGATCTTGTTAAAATATGGATTGGTAAGGAAATTGAGAATAGCCATGTCTACTTTGGAATGGTTCTCAAGCATCCCAAGGCATTTTAGGAAAATGATCGAAGAAAGAGAGGTTGAAATTTTGGAAGATACTTGCGGTGCTTTCATTGCTGGGATAAGGGCAGGAAGCTTTGGTATACCATTTATGCCGGTTAAGGGAATAATAGGGTCTGATTTAGTTAAAATGTATGAAAGAGAAGGTACATGGAAAGTTATCGAGGATCCATTCAGTGGAGAGAAAATTGTACTTGTGAAAGCTATTAACCCCGATGTTGCAATTATACATGTAAATAAGGCTGATGAAGAAGGAAATGCAGAGATTCTAGGTCCACTTTATGAAGATGAGTATAAGGCAAAAGCATCCAAAAAAGTCATAATAACTGCTGAGGAGATAGTTCCTAGATCCTACTTTTATGGTAGAAGGCCAACTATTAATGGGGAATATGTTTCCGCTGTAGTTCATGTACCTAAGGGTGCAGAGCCAACTAGTATGTTCCCGTATTATGATGCAGATTATGAGAAAATCATAGAGTTTCTAGAGCACTTCTAA
- a CDS encoding CoA-transferase subunit beta, which translates to MKSYSVDYVIKAISTLLEDGELVYIGLNSIPSLIASFMARDLYGKKIRIIGVAEASNPSRVTLSPSTGNPFFVEAAPVIITADAFDFAQKGKLDVMFLGPAQIDEETNVNLTMIGNDYYNPKVKLPGGAATAFILPLSKKAILWNLKHSKRSLVKKVDFITGTAKFSNNKVFVVTNLGVLAYNREDRKWYLEATYPFSSYEKVVENTNFEVKRKDSERLIDLTNEDLRFINDMDPYNLRSALETL; encoded by the coding sequence ATGAAAAGTTACAGTGTAGATTACGTCATTAAGGCTATTTCGACATTATTAGAAGATGGTGAATTGGTATATATTGGCTTAAATTCAATCCCATCGCTAATTGCATCTTTCATGGCCAGGGACCTTTACGGAAAAAAGATAAGAATAATAGGAGTAGCTGAAGCCTCAAATCCATCAAGAGTTACATTATCCCCATCTACCGGAAATCCATTCTTCGTTGAAGCCGCTCCAGTTATAATTACTGCTGACGCATTTGACTTTGCACAGAAAGGTAAACTGGATGTCATGTTCTTAGGTCCAGCCCAAATAGACGAGGAAACTAATGTAAATTTAACTATGATTGGAAATGACTACTATAATCCTAAAGTTAAATTACCCGGTGGAGCAGCAACAGCGTTTATCCTACCCCTTTCTAAAAAGGCAATACTATGGAACCTAAAACACTCTAAGCGATCTCTTGTCAAAAAGGTGGACTTCATAACTGGAACAGCAAAGTTTTCAAATAATAAAGTATTCGTAGTGACAAATTTGGGAGTTTTAGCGTATAATAGAGAGGATAGAAAATGGTACTTAGAGGCGACCTATCCATTTAGCTCATATGAGAAAGTAGTAGAGAATACCAACTTTGAGGTAAAGAGAAAAGATAGTGAAAGGTTGATAGATCTAACTAATGAAGATTTGAGATTCATCAATGATATGGATCCTTATAACCTTAGAAGTGCTCTAGAAACTCTATGA
- a CDS encoding vWA domain-containing protein translates to MTLSLRVDTSHKYSFSGDVRYIFKVLLVPEKLGSATGFHYIVALDTSGSMTGYKIELAKQGAIELFKRIPKGNKVSFITFSSNVNVIKEFVDPLDLTNEILQITAGGQTALYTAILTANSLAKKYQMPTYLLLLTDGNPTDETNVGNYLKLPYFEKMQVYSFGIGDDYNEQLLQNISDKTSGVMYHISDANEIPQKLPQKAVTQIAAKNVTVDITAEGNVKLLNYATTPVKVNGIENVIKIFGETILPANYEGNFLTVKVNYEDPVTNKPESLLQVVQVKRAQDQNTFVSGINNDVINEYRYYELLDKYAKQVQAEQLIEATKTLNQLNEIAQQTRRIDFMETTRRLSEGLETTKRIGTVEQTKRLSKEVTSEVTRKLRE, encoded by the coding sequence GTGACTCTTTCATTAAGAGTAGATACAAGTCATAAGTACTCATTTAGCGGAGATGTTAGGTACATTTTCAAGGTATTATTAGTTCCAGAGAAATTGGGATCAGCTACGGGCTTCCACTACATTGTAGCTCTTGATACTAGTGGGTCCATGACGGGATATAAAATAGAGTTAGCTAAACAAGGTGCCATAGAGCTATTTAAGAGAATACCTAAGGGTAATAAGGTTTCCTTCATAACTTTCTCATCAAATGTGAACGTGATTAAGGAATTCGTTGACCCTCTAGACTTAACCAATGAGATATTACAGATAACTGCAGGAGGGCAAACTGCACTCTATACCGCTATCTTAACTGCAAATAGTTTAGCAAAGAAATATCAAATGCCAACTTACCTATTATTGCTAACTGATGGTAATCCAACTGATGAGACGAATGTGGGGAACTATTTAAAGTTACCTTATTTCGAAAAAATGCAAGTGTATTCCTTCGGAATTGGAGATGATTACAATGAACAATTGTTACAGAATATTAGTGATAAGACAAGTGGAGTAATGTATCATATTTCAGATGCTAATGAGATACCTCAAAAGCTTCCTCAAAAGGCTGTAACGCAAATAGCTGCAAAGAACGTTACAGTTGATATAACTGCTGAGGGTAATGTGAAACTTTTGAATTACGCTACAACACCCGTAAAAGTGAATGGAATAGAGAATGTTATCAAAATCTTTGGAGAAACCATTTTACCAGCCAATTATGAGGGTAACTTCTTAACTGTGAAAGTCAATTATGAGGATCCAGTAACCAATAAACCTGAATCGTTACTGCAAGTTGTTCAAGTTAAGAGAGCGCAGGATCAAAACACCTTTGTATCTGGTATAAATAATGATGTGATAAATGAATATAGGTACTACGAACTGTTGGATAAGTACGCTAAGCAAGTTCAAGCTGAACAATTGATTGAGGCTACGAAAACTCTTAATCAACTAAATGAAATAGCCCAACAGACTAGGAGGATAGACTTCATGGAGACTACTAGAAGGTTGTCAGAGGGATTAGAGACCACTAAAAGGATAGGTACTGTTGAACAGACTAAAAGGCTATCAAAAGAAGTTACTAGTGAGGTTACTAGAAAGCTTAGGGAATGA
- the trm10 gene encoding tRNA (adenine(9)-N1)-methyltransferase Trm10 translates to MILGKALARYLTNTLGIETLKISTLKKLFKTGYLQSIAINMLLYDYGISKKHDYGKVTSVEEKIKILKGRGEEITDYVLLKNGEIKISSDIIPKSPQFIIDLGNIDLLQDEEKTSLEQQIQVSIKTIREYLFDYNLKLAHTPDSFKLESRNKIEILNHIPKDNAIVLNPYGDTIANEEIIRNTKFFIIGGIVDKGRRLKNATYDLSRKYGYDELPQVKISLRNSTVGVPDRINSIIEILLKVIVGNNLEEAIISTQSNADKVSRLVRELNMLEKFDYDAIIGLKNWLKIDDKLLKLALKKSKFKTHIS, encoded by the coding sequence ATGATCTTAGGTAAAGCTTTAGCAAGATATCTCACAAACACTCTTGGAATAGAGACATTAAAAATTTCTACTCTGAAAAAACTATTCAAAACTGGATATCTACAATCAATTGCAATAAACATGCTTCTTTACGATTATGGAATATCTAAAAAACACGATTATGGTAAGGTTACATCTGTTGAAGAAAAGATAAAGATTCTAAAAGGAAGAGGAGAGGAAATTACGGATTACGTTTTGTTAAAAAATGGGGAGATAAAGATATCCAGTGACATAATACCGAAAAGTCCGCAATTCATAATAGATTTAGGGAATATTGATTTATTACAAGACGAGGAGAAAACAAGTCTAGAACAACAAATACAAGTTTCGATAAAAACCATTAGGGAGTACTTGTTTGACTATAATCTGAAGTTAGCTCATACTCCAGATTCTTTCAAATTGGAAAGTAGAAATAAAATAGAGATTCTTAATCACATCCCTAAAGATAACGCTATTGTGCTAAACCCTTATGGTGACACCATTGCAAATGAGGAGATAATAAGGAATACTAAGTTTTTCATAATTGGGGGGATAGTTGATAAGGGAAGAAGACTTAAGAACGCGACCTATGATCTATCAAGAAAATATGGATATGATGAGTTACCACAAGTCAAGATTTCGTTAAGAAATTCTACAGTCGGAGTCCCAGATAGAATAAATTCTATTATAGAGATACTATTGAAAGTCATTGTAGGAAATAACCTAGAAGAGGCTATTATATCAACCCAATCAAATGCTGACAAAGTAAGCAGGTTAGTTAGGGAATTGAATATGTTAGAGAAATTTGATTATGATGCAATAATTGGTTTAAAAAATTGGCTAAAAATTGACGATAAATTATTGAAATTGGCGCTGAAGAAAAGTAAGTTTAAGACTCATATCTCATGA
- a CDS encoding VWA domain-containing protein, which produces MTIAINLKQSHTYAYSDRPTEVGFVIYITPQQISVTSSIHYIIMIDNSPSMRGEKLNTAVQSAQKLLYNLNEGNYVTLILFSNHPEIKYQGPAKGIITFDVGKGYTTRLHEAVSFTINLAKQSQVPTKIIMLTDGKPTDKRNVKDYEKLDIPPNTQIITVGIGNDYNERILKKLADRSSGKFYHIKDISELPNVFESQRTTSTYAHNLNLIVPQGFMPFNYDLPIRIPIVEKLIAVYGSLVIPAGKEPYTITFSADYIDPIDNQRKTVTKSVILQRGNPQVVESHVDRDVILEIRYYRLLREYSEALEAGKDATKVLNELKRVAEETKRPELIEETKKLSNDSKSDLSEITRKMRQ; this is translated from the coding sequence ATGACTATTGCTATTAACCTTAAACAATCACATACTTACGCTTATAGCGATAGACCAACTGAAGTAGGCTTTGTCATTTACATAACCCCTCAGCAAATTTCAGTAACAAGTAGCATACACTATATCATAATGATTGATAATAGTCCATCAATGCGTGGTGAAAAGCTAAATACTGCAGTACAATCAGCCCAAAAGCTTTTATATAATTTAAATGAGGGAAATTACGTAACGCTAATTCTCTTCTCTAACCACCCTGAAATAAAGTATCAAGGACCAGCTAAAGGAATAATAACTTTCGATGTAGGTAAAGGATATACCACTAGGCTTCATGAAGCCGTTAGCTTCACCATTAACCTAGCTAAACAATCACAAGTACCTACTAAAATCATCATGCTAACTGACGGAAAACCAACTGATAAGAGGAACGTTAAGGATTATGAAAAACTTGATATTCCACCAAACACTCAAATAATTACAGTAGGAATAGGCAACGATTATAATGAAAGAATATTAAAGAAATTAGCAGATAGATCATCAGGAAAATTTTACCATATAAAAGATATATCTGAATTGCCTAATGTTTTTGAGAGCCAAAGAACTACATCAACATATGCACATAACTTGAATTTAATAGTTCCTCAGGGCTTTATGCCTTTTAATTACGATCTTCCCATAAGAATACCAATAGTAGAAAAGCTAATTGCAGTGTATGGAAGTCTCGTCATACCTGCTGGAAAGGAACCATACACGATTACGTTCAGTGCAGACTATATCGACCCTATAGATAATCAAAGAAAGACGGTAACAAAAAGCGTTATTTTACAAAGAGGTAATCCGCAAGTTGTGGAAAGTCATGTGGATAGAGATGTGATACTGGAGATTAGATACTATAGATTACTAAGAGAGTACTCAGAAGCTTTAGAGGCTGGAAAAGATGCAACCAAAGTGCTCAATGAGTTAAAGAGAGTTGCCGAAGAAACTAAAAGACCAGAATTAATTGAGGAGACTAAAAAGTTGAGTAATGATAGTAAGAGTGATTTATCAGAAATAACTAGAAAGATGCGACAATGA
- a CDS encoding metallophosphoesterase, translated as MMNLDEVKSVVSSAVEMYKSKYDSPFAGNFEVNGNVIFVGDTHGAIDVTSKVFSDFADNADLVVFLGDYVDRGEDQLGNLLLILRKMVENPNKYIVLRGNHESPITNEYYGFKEEVKEKLGEENYEMFVELFSYMPYAAVVNEYFCVHGGLPMGLEKVEEIKQLPRPDVNPDNPIAFQLLWNDPREGIDDLDFLPSIRGEGIYFFGKRVVDNFLENNSLKGIIRGHEVADGFRTDMSGKVITVFSSRYHHMRAGILVMTKEGEFDYAYV; from the coding sequence ATGATGAATTTAGATGAAGTTAAGAGCGTTGTGAGTAGTGCTGTTGAAATGTATAAATCCAAATACGATTCGCCATTTGCGGGAAATTTTGAAGTCAACGGTAACGTGATTTTTGTTGGAGATACGCACGGTGCAATTGACGTTACCAGTAAGGTTTTTTCCGATTTCGCTGATAACGCTGATTTAGTAGTGTTTTTGGGGGATTACGTTGATAGGGGAGAGGATCAATTGGGAAACTTACTCTTAATCTTACGTAAGATGGTAGAGAATCCTAATAAGTATATAGTATTGAGAGGGAATCACGAGAGTCCAATAACCAATGAGTATTATGGATTTAAGGAGGAGGTTAAGGAAAAGTTGGGGGAAGAAAACTACGAAATGTTTGTTGAGCTTTTCTCCTATATGCCCTATGCTGCTGTAGTTAATGAGTATTTTTGCGTTCATGGAGGTTTACCAATGGGTTTGGAGAAGGTTGAGGAGATTAAACAGTTACCTAGACCAGATGTGAATCCAGATAACCCAATAGCCTTTCAGTTATTGTGGAATGATCCGAGGGAGGGGATTGACGATCTAGACTTCTTACCAAGTATAAGGGGGGAGGGGATATATTTCTTTGGGAAAAGGGTTGTTGATAATTTCTTGGAGAACAATTCTTTAAAGGGTATAATAAGGGGGCATGAGGTGGCAGATGGTTTTAGGACTGACATGAGTGGTAAAGTAATTACGGTTTTTTCCAGTAGGTATCATCACATGAGGGCTGGAATTTTAGTTATGACAAAAGAGGGGGAATTTGATTACGCGTATGTTTAG
- a CDS encoding MarR family winged helix-turn-helix transcriptional regulator — MRKNFIVYKVKYLTVILATKYSEVWDLITGLTRKINKDTDKALEQIGLSYFEFKVMCALEEEGKVPMSRIAEKYMLTKAGLTSIIDRLEEKELVRRVRSESDRRVIYVELTEKGREKLMESRKIFLNVLSSFLSKLSEDEIKELERLFSKLFS; from the coding sequence ATGAGGAAAAACTTTATTGTTTATAAAGTTAAATATCTAACTGTGATATTGGCTACAAAATATTCAGAAGTTTGGGATCTAATAACTGGATTAACTAGAAAGATAAACAAGGATACAGATAAGGCTCTTGAGCAAATAGGACTATCATACTTTGAGTTCAAGGTAATGTGCGCGTTGGAGGAAGAAGGAAAAGTCCCAATGAGCAGAATAGCTGAGAAATATATGTTGACAAAAGCAGGGTTAACAAGCATAATTGATAGACTTGAAGAGAAAGAACTTGTTAGAAGGGTAAGAAGTGAAAGTGATAGAAGAGTAATTTATGTTGAATTGACCGAAAAGGGAAGAGAAAAATTAATGGAAAGTAGGAAGATCTTCTTAAATGTCTTATCTTCTTTTCTAAGCAAATTATCAGAAGATGAGATAAAGGAGTTAGAGAGACTCTTTAGTAAACTTTTTTCCTAA